Sequence from the Candidatus Eisenbacteria bacterium genome:
GTCAGGCGCAGCTCACGCGCAGGCTGTCGTGCCGGCGCACGTAGCTCCCTCGCGCGTAGCGTCCCGCGGCGACGTCCGCCTCGAAGTCCGGACAGCGCGCCAGGAGCTCCTCGAGCACCACGCGCGCCTGCAGGCGCGCCGCCGCGGCGCCGATGCAGTAGTGCGTCCCGTAGCTGAAGGCGAGGATCTTGGCGATCCGGCGGTCGACCTCCAGCTCGCCCGCGGTCGGACCGAACTCGCGCTCGTCACGGTTCGCCGCCGCGTAGCACAGGAGCACCTTCTTGCCGGCCGGGATCGTGACACCGCGCACCCGGGCGTCCCGGGTGGTGGTGCGGGCGAGGTTCTGCACCGGGGACGTCAGCCGGAGCAGCTCTTCGACGGCGTTCGGGACGAGCGCCGGGTCCTCGAGCAGCCGGGCACGCTGGTCACGTCGCTCGGTGAGCAGGCAGATGGATCCCGAGAGCATGCCCGTCACCGTGTCGTTGCCGCCGGTCACCATCGTGAACGCGAAACCGAGGATCCGGGCGAGCGACACGTCGTCCTCGCCGAGCCGGGTCAGGTCCGAGACGATGTCGTCCGCCGGCTCCACACGTCGCCGGGCGACCAAGCTGACGAAGTAGCCCAGGAGCTCCGTGAAGGGCTCGCTCGACGCGGGCGCGGCGTCGCTCGAAGCGGCCTGGACGATCGCCTCGGTCCATCGGTCGAAGAGCGGCCGGTCTTCGGTCGGCACCCCGAGATAGTGCGCGACCACGAAGCTCGGCAGTGGCTTGAAGAGGTGAGCGACGATGTCGACCTCGCCGGCACGCCGCGCCGACTCGATGCGCTCGACGACGAACTCGCGCACCGCCGGCTCGATCG
This genomic interval carries:
- a CDS encoding cytochrome P450 is translated as MANTPRPVFELRSGETWRDPFGSYAALRDRDPVHHAAWGDFWVLSRFEDVWAAAGDPATFSSAQGLTVSYDELKATGLGDAMPMVFLDPPAHTAFRRLVTKDLTPRKVGTIEPAVREFVVERIESARRAGEVDIVAHLFKPLPSFVVAHYLGVPTEDRPLFDRWTEAIVQAASSDAAPASSEPFTELLGYFVSLVARRRVEPADDIVSDLTRLGEDDVSLARILGFAFTMVTGGNDTVTGMLSGSICLLTERRDQRARLLEDPALVPNAVEELLRLTSPVQNLARTTTRDARVRGVTIPAGKKVLLCYAAANRDEREFGPTAGELEVDRRIAKILAFSYGTHYCIGAAAARLQARVVLEELLARCPDFEADVAAGRYARGSYVRRHDSLRVSCA